Proteins from a genomic interval of Kaistia defluvii:
- a CDS encoding DUF2155 domain-containing protein: MTRFISRRSGPALAVAALASLFVGSPAHAERITNPIAEFAGLDKITGRIITFDVYMDETVQFGALQVTPRVCYSRPPTEPPQTDSFVEVDEITLNRKVRRIFTGWMFADSPGLHAVDHAVYDVWLANCKTSSTVARPSKP, from the coding sequence ATGACACGTTTCATTTCACGACGCAGCGGCCCGGCTCTTGCCGTGGCGGCCCTGGCCTCTCTCTTCGTCGGCTCGCCTGCCCACGCGGAGCGGATCACCAATCCGATCGCCGAATTCGCGGGCCTCGACAAGATCACCGGCCGGATCATCACCTTCGACGTCTACATGGACGAGACGGTGCAGTTCGGCGCGCTCCAGGTCACGCCGCGGGTCTGCTATTCGCGCCCGCCGACCGAGCCGCCACAGACCGACTCTTTCGTCGAGGTCGACGAGATCACGCTGAACCGCAAGGTGCGCCGGATCTTCACGGGCTGGATGTTCGCCGATAGCCCCGGCCTGCACGCCGTCGACCACGCCGTCTATGACGTCTGGCTGGCCAACTGCAAGACTTCGTCAACGGTCGCGCGCCCGTCCAAGCCGTAG
- the aat gene encoding leucyl/phenylalanyl-tRNA--protein transferase, whose amino-acid sequence MARKSDRFPEITPEILLKAYASGIFPMSDSADDPGLYWIEPESRGIFPLETFHVPRRLARTMRHQPYEIRIDSDFDGVIAGCAGNADTPYRDKTWINQRIRTLYHELFMLGYCHTVEAWQDGKLVGGLYGVRLRGAFFGESMFSHARDASKIALVYLVARLKAGGFTLLDAQFTTEHLSQFGAVEVDRTEYHRRLDLALEGDGEFYGLDGRATVDEVLQLASQTS is encoded by the coding sequence ATGGCCCGCAAGTCGGACCGCTTCCCCGAAATTACGCCTGAAATCCTGCTGAAGGCCTATGCGTCCGGCATCTTCCCGATGTCCGACTCGGCCGATGATCCCGGCCTCTACTGGATCGAACCCGAAAGCCGCGGCATCTTCCCGCTCGAGACGTTCCACGTCCCGCGCCGGCTCGCGCGCACCATGCGCCACCAGCCCTACGAGATCCGCATCGATTCGGACTTCGACGGCGTGATCGCGGGCTGCGCCGGCAATGCCGATACGCCCTATCGCGACAAGACCTGGATCAACCAGCGCATCCGCACGCTCTATCACGAGCTGTTCATGCTCGGATATTGCCACACGGTCGAGGCCTGGCAGGATGGCAAGCTGGTGGGCGGGCTCTATGGCGTGCGGCTACGCGGCGCCTTCTTCGGCGAGAGCATGTTCAGCCACGCGCGCGATGCGTCGAAGATCGCGCTCGTCTATCTCGTCGCGCGGCTGAAGGCGGGCGGTTTCACCCTGCTCGACGCCCAGTTCACCACCGAGCATCTCTCGCAATTCGGCGCGGTCGAGGTCGACCGGACGGAATATCACCGCCGGCTCGACCTGGCGCTGGAGGGGGACGGCGAGTTCTACGGCTTGGACGGGCGCGCGACCGTTGACGAAGTCTTGCAGTTGGCCAGCCAGACGTCATAG
- the accC gene encoding acetyl-CoA carboxylase biotin carboxylase subunit — MFNKILIANRGEIALRILRACKELGIQTVAAHSTADADAMHVRLADESVCIGPPPARDSYLNIPSLLAACEITGADAIHPGYGFLSENARFAEILEAHNLTFIGPKSEHIRIMGDKIEAKRTAQRLGIPVVPGSDGALKDEADAIRNGAKIGYPVLIKASSGGGGRGMKVARSEADVVIAFQTARSEAKAAFGDDAVYMEKYLEKPRHIEIQILGDGKGYAVHLGERDCSLQRRHQKVWEEAGSPALNAEERDKIGAVCAKAVADLGYSGAGTIEFLYEDGEFYFIEMNTRLQVEHPVTEAVTGIDLVNEQIRIAAGSGLSFRQEDVTFEGHAIECRINAEDPRTFAPSPGKITYYHPPGGLGVRVDSGVYQGYKIPPYYDSLIGKLIVHGRNRVECMMRLRRALDEFVVDGIHTTIPLFRQLVDDQDIADGRYDIHWLEKKLAVDQ; from the coding sequence ATGTTCAACAAGATCCTGATTGCCAATCGCGGTGAAATTGCCCTTCGCATCCTGCGCGCCTGCAAGGAGCTCGGGATTCAGACCGTCGCCGCGCATTCGACGGCTGACGCGGATGCCATGCATGTCCGCCTCGCGGACGAGAGCGTCTGCATCGGCCCGCCGCCCGCGCGCGACAGCTATCTGAACATTCCCTCGCTGCTCGCAGCCTGCGAGATCACGGGCGCCGACGCCATTCATCCCGGCTACGGCTTCCTGTCCGAAAATGCGCGTTTCGCCGAGATCCTCGAAGCGCACAACCTGACCTTCATCGGACCGAAGTCCGAGCACATCCGCATCATGGGCGACAAGATCGAGGCGAAGCGCACCGCGCAGCGCCTGGGCATTCCCGTCGTTCCGGGTTCGGATGGCGCGCTCAAGGACGAGGCCGACGCGATCCGCAACGGCGCCAAGATCGGCTATCCCGTGCTGATCAAGGCATCGTCCGGCGGCGGTGGCCGCGGCATGAAGGTGGCGCGTTCGGAGGCCGATGTCGTCATCGCCTTCCAGACCGCGCGGTCCGAGGCGAAGGCCGCCTTCGGCGACGACGCCGTCTACATGGAAAAGTACCTCGAAAAGCCCCGCCACATCGAGATCCAGATTCTCGGTGACGGCAAGGGCTATGCCGTGCATCTGGGTGAGCGCGACTGCTCGCTGCAGCGCCGGCACCAGAAGGTCTGGGAAGAGGCGGGTTCGCCGGCCCTCAACGCCGAGGAGCGCGACAAGATCGGCGCCGTCTGCGCCAAGGCCGTCGCCGATCTCGGCTATTCCGGCGCGGGCACGATCGAGTTTCTCTACGAGGATGGCGAGTTCTATTTCATCGAGATGAACACGCGCCTGCAGGTGGAGCATCCGGTCACGGAAGCCGTCACAGGTATCGATCTGGTCAACGAGCAGATCCGTATCGCCGCCGGCAGCGGTCTGTCCTTCCGGCAGGAAGACGTGACGTTCGAGGGCCATGCCATCGAATGCCGCATCAATGCCGAGGACCCGCGCACCTTCGCGCCGTCGCCGGGCAAGATCACCTACTACCATCCGCCGGGCGGCCTCGGCGTTCGCGTCGATTCCGGCGTCTATCAGGGCTACAAGATCCCGCCCTATTACGACAGCCTGATCGGCAAGCTGATCGTGCATGGACGCAACCGTGTCGAATGCATGATGCGGCTGCGCCGCGCGCTCGACGAGTTTGTCGTCGACGGCATCCACACCACGATCCCGCTCTTCCGCCAGCTGGTGGACGACCAGGACATCGCCGATGGCCGCTACGACATCCATTGGCTCGAGAAGAAGCTGGCTGTGGACCAATAG
- the accB gene encoding acetyl-CoA carboxylase biotin carboxyl carrier protein — protein sequence MTSKNSTIDQDLIRQLALLLTETDLTEIEVEHEDLRIRVARNITVAPAAYQVAAPMAAAAAPAAAAAPVEVSLAGHPGIVPSPMVGTAYRSPEPGAKTFIEIGDTVREGQTLLIVEAMKTMNQIPSPRSGVVKAIMVEDGQPVEYGEPLLIIE from the coding sequence ATGACGAGCAAAAATTCGACGATCGATCAGGACCTGATCCGGCAGCTTGCGCTGCTGCTGACGGAGACGGATCTCACCGAGATCGAAGTCGAGCACGAGGATCTGCGGATCCGCGTCGCGCGCAACATTACCGTCGCTCCCGCTGCCTACCAGGTTGCCGCTCCGATGGCCGCCGCGGCAGCCCCGGCCGCGGCCGCTGCGCCGGTTGAAGTCAGCCTGGCCGGCCACCCCGGCATCGTTCCCTCGCCGATGGTCGGCACCGCCTACCGCTCGCCCGAGCCCGGCGCCAAGACCTTCATCGAGATCGGCGATACGGTCCGCGAGGGCCAGACGCTCCTCATCGTCGAAGCGATGAAGACGATGAACCAGATTCCGTCGCCGCGTTCCGGCGTCGTGAAGGCCATCATGGTCGAGGACGGCCAGCCGGTTGAGTATGGCGAACCGCTCCTGATCATCGAATGA
- the aroQ gene encoding type II 3-dehydroquinate dehydratase, translating to MTAAILVLNGPNLNMLGKREPGVYGSKTLGEIEADTKAAGERLGMAVDFRQSNHEGMLIDWIHEALGRFRGIVINPGAYTHTSIALHDAIRAVGLPTIELHLSNVFAREDFRHHSYVSPVAAGVICGFGAAGYGLALQALQPLVE from the coding sequence ATGACAGCAGCAATTCTCGTTCTCAATGGTCCCAACCTCAATATGCTCGGCAAGCGGGAGCCCGGTGTCTATGGCTCCAAGACGCTTGGTGAGATCGAGGCGGATACCAAGGCCGCCGGCGAGCGGCTGGGCATGGCGGTCGATTTTCGCCAATCCAACCATGAGGGAATGCTGATCGATTGGATTCACGAGGCACTCGGACGGTTCCGGGGCATCGTGATCAATCCGGGCGCCTATACGCATACGTCGATCGCCCTGCACGACGCGATTCGCGCCGTCGGGCTCCCCACGATCGAACTGCATCTTTCCAATGTCTTCGCGCGCGAAGACTTCCGGCATCATTCCTATGTTTCCCCTGTCGCCGCCGGCGTGATCTGCGGTTTTGGAGCCGCGGGCTACGGGTTGGCGCTTCAAGCGCTGCAACCGCTCGTCGAGTGA
- a CDS encoding DsbA family protein: MSRPFFAAAFAAIALTAAVPVQAASFSESQQAEIGDLVKDYLMKNPEVIRDAMEELQRKEQAAEAEARKSGVAKYADQLFNSPRHVVLGNPKGDVTLVEFFDYNCGYCKRAHADMQKLLDEDKGLRVILKEFPVLGQGSEEAAQVAISVNKVAPEKYKAFYDELLMSRGAVDGARALAVAADIGLDKAAIQAHLKDPEVAATINESYGLAQALGINGTPSYVLQNDVVVGAVGYDALKEKIKSVRACGSVTC; this comes from the coding sequence ATGTCGAGACCCTTCTTCGCAGCGGCCTTCGCCGCGATCGCGCTGACTGCCGCCGTTCCGGTTCAGGCAGCCAGCTTCTCCGAGAGCCAGCAGGCCGAGATCGGCGATCTGGTGAAGGACTATCTGATGAAGAACCCGGAAGTGATCCGGGACGCGATGGAAGAACTCCAGCGCAAGGAACAGGCCGCGGAAGCCGAGGCGCGCAAGAGCGGCGTCGCCAAATATGCCGACCAGCTGTTCAATTCGCCGCGCCATGTCGTGCTGGGCAATCCCAAGGGCGACGTCACGCTGGTCGAGTTCTTCGATTACAATTGCGGCTACTGCAAGCGCGCCCATGCCGACATGCAGAAGCTGCTCGACGAGGACAAGGGCCTCCGCGTCATCCTGAAGGAGTTCCCGGTGCTGGGGCAGGGGTCGGAAGAGGCCGCCCAGGTTGCGATCAGCGTCAACAAGGTCGCGCCCGAGAAGTACAAGGCCTTCTATGACGAGTTGCTGATGAGCCGGGGCGCGGTCGACGGCGCGCGGGCGCTGGCGGTTGCGGCCGATATCGGTCTCGACAAGGCCGCAATCCAGGCGCACCTCAAGGATCCGGAAGTCGCGGCCACCATCAATGAATCCTATGGGCTGGCCCAGGCTCTCGGCATCAACGGCACGCCGTCCTACGTCCTGCAGAACGACGTGGTGGTCGGCGCGGTTGGGTATGACGCGCTGAAGGAGAAGATCAAATCCGTGCGCGCCTGCGGTTCGGTGACGTGCTGA
- a CDS encoding M48 family metalloprotease produces MTNSIQRVVRGLVGGMIGIAMLAPLAVGPAEAQSRPALVRDAETEALIQDYLRPIYKAAGLRATSVELYLVNNPSFNAFVASGDKIFVNTGAIIDSKTPNELIGVLAHETGHLAGNHQIQLRQQLETAKTMALIGSVVGMGAAIAGAASGSGDAARAGGGIAMGSNEMVRRGLLAYQRSEEMAADRSALTYLDKSGQSAKGMITTFQRFADNTLFSSQGANPYLQSHPMPNERIDLIESAAKKSKFYNTKDSPELQSRHDMVRAKLSAFSEDSMLVMRRYPPSDTSMPARYARAILAYRTGNSRNAIDQIGALIKSRPNFPYFYELQGQVLLEAGRAKEAVAPLRKAVAAAPKSGLLRIMLGQALVEVGDPKSVDEAVKNLTIGLQTDPDMPIGHRSLARAYALRGDIAMADLATAQGEFAEGKFREAKSRAKRVQSQFKTGSPAWLRADDILSYTPPSKTK; encoded by the coding sequence GTGACGAATTCGATCCAGCGCGTGGTGCGGGGCCTTGTGGGTGGGATGATCGGCATCGCCATGCTGGCGCCGCTTGCCGTCGGCCCGGCCGAGGCCCAGTCGAGGCCGGCCCTGGTGCGCGACGCGGAAACCGAGGCGCTGATCCAGGACTACCTGCGGCCGATCTACAAGGCTGCCGGCCTTCGCGCGACGTCGGTCGAGCTCTACCTGGTCAACAATCCGTCCTTCAACGCCTTCGTCGCCTCCGGCGACAAGATCTTCGTCAACACGGGCGCCATCATCGATTCGAAGACGCCGAACGAACTGATCGGCGTGCTGGCGCATGAAACCGGGCATCTCGCCGGCAACCACCAGATCCAGCTTCGCCAGCAGCTCGAGACCGCCAAGACGATGGCTCTGATCGGCAGCGTGGTCGGCATGGGTGCCGCGATCGCGGGCGCGGCCTCCGGCTCCGGCGACGCGGCGCGCGCGGGCGGAGGCATCGCGATGGGCTCGAACGAGATGGTCCGGCGCGGCCTGCTCGCCTATCAGCGCTCGGAGGAGATGGCGGCCGACCGTTCCGCGCTCACCTATCTCGACAAGAGCGGCCAGTCCGCCAAGGGCATGATCACGACGTTCCAGCGCTTCGCCGACAACACGCTGTTCTCCAGCCAGGGCGCCAATCCCTATCTGCAGAGCCACCCGATGCCGAACGAGCGCATCGACCTGATCGAGAGCGCGGCGAAGAAGAGCAAGTTCTACAACACCAAGGATTCGCCGGAGCTGCAGTCGCGGCACGACATGGTGCGGGCCAAGCTCTCGGCCTTCTCCGAGGATTCGATGCTGGTGATGCGGCGCTATCCGCCCTCCGACACCTCCATGCCGGCGCGCTATGCCCGCGCCATCCTCGCCTATCGAACCGGCAATTCCCGCAACGCCATCGACCAGATCGGGGCGCTGATCAAGTCGCGGCCCAACTTCCCCTATTTCTACGAGCTGCAGGGCCAGGTGCTGCTGGAAGCCGGCCGCGCCAAGGAGGCCGTCGCGCCCTTGCGCAAGGCCGTTGCGGCGGCGCCGAAATCGGGACTGCTGCGCATCATGCTCGGCCAGGCGCTCGTCGAGGTGGGCGATCCCAAGTCGGTCGACGAGGCGGTGAAGAACCTCACCATCGGCCTGCAGACCGATCCGGACATGCCGATCGGCCATCGCAGCCTGGCGCGCGCCTATGCGCTGCGGGGCGACATCGCCATGGCCGATCTCGCCACCGCTCAAGGCGAGTTCGCCGAGGGCAAGTTCCGCGAAGCCAAGTCCCGCGCCAAGCGCGTGCAGAGCCAATTCAAGACCGGTTCGCCGGCCTGGCTTCGTGCCGACGACATTCTGTCCTATACACCGCCTTCGAAGACGAAATGA
- a CDS encoding pyridoxal phosphate-dependent aminotransferase, with protein sequence MTPSDRPPSRRSAVAPFIAMDVMSAAFARIAKGERIVRMEIGEPGASAPKPVLDAARAALDSGRIGYTEALGWRPLRERIAQYYADTHGIEIPASRIAITTGSSAGFNLAFLAAFDAGDRVAIASPGYPAYRNILAALGLEVLEIETTADTRHAITPAMLERVHAEKPLAGILVASPGNPTGTMMTPDALAALIRAADELGIRFISDEIYHGLVYDGVAETALATTDRAIVINSFSKYYCMTGWRIGWMVLPEILVRPVERIGQSLYISAPDLSQRAAIAAFDAIEELEAIKAGYAANRKLLLEKLPKIGFDDYFPVDGAFYIYASVRRFSNDSADFAQKMLAEAGISATPGADFDRVHGHAHIRFSFAGATAEIAEAAERLENWLA encoded by the coding sequence ATGACGCCTTCCGATCGCCCGCCATCGCGCCGCAGCGCCGTCGCTCCCTTCATCGCGATGGATGTGATGTCGGCGGCGTTTGCGCGAATCGCCAAGGGCGAGCGCATCGTCCGCATGGAGATCGGCGAACCCGGCGCGTCGGCCCCGAAGCCCGTGCTCGACGCGGCCCGCGCGGCGCTCGATAGCGGCCGCATCGGCTATACGGAAGCGCTCGGCTGGCGGCCGCTGCGCGAGCGCATCGCGCAATATTATGCCGATACGCACGGCATCGAGATCCCCGCCTCGCGGATCGCGATCACGACCGGCTCTTCGGCCGGCTTCAACCTAGCCTTCCTGGCCGCCTTCGATGCTGGCGACCGGGTCGCCATCGCCTCTCCCGGCTATCCCGCCTATCGCAACATCCTCGCCGCGCTCGGCCTGGAGGTCCTGGAGATCGAAACCACGGCCGACACCCGTCACGCGATCACGCCGGCCATGCTGGAGCGCGTGCATGCGGAAAAGCCACTGGCCGGCATCCTGGTCGCCAGCCCCGGCAACCCGACCGGCACGATGATGACGCCTGACGCGCTCGCGGCCCTCATCCGCGCCGCCGACGAACTCGGCATCCGCTTCATCTCGGACGAGATCTATCACGGCCTCGTCTATGACGGCGTCGCCGAGACGGCGCTTGCCACCACCGACCGCGCCATCGTCATCAACTCGTTCTCGAAATATTACTGCATGACCGGCTGGCGCATCGGCTGGATGGTGCTGCCGGAAATCCTCGTGCGCCCGGTCGAGCGGATCGGCCAGAGCCTCTACATCTCCGCGCCCGACCTGTCGCAGCGCGCCGCGATCGCCGCCTTCGACGCGATCGAGGAACTCGAGGCGATCAAGGCCGGCTATGCCGCCAATCGCAAGCTGTTGCTCGAAAAACTGCCGAAGATCGGCTTCGACGATTACTTCCCCGTCGATGGCGCCTTCTACATCTACGCCTCGGTGCGGCGCTTCTCGAACGATTCCGCCGATTTCGCGCAGAAGATGTTGGCCGAGGCCGGGATCTCGGCGACGCCGGGCGCGGATTTCGACCGCGTGCACGGCCACGCGCATATCCGCTTTTCCTTCGCCGGCGCCACGGCGGAAATCGCCGAGGCAGCGGAGCGTCTGGAAAACTGGCTCGCCTGA
- a CDS encoding ROK family protein, with amino-acid sequence MQSKADTELVRRQNRGLVLGALRRAGPLARVELGRETGLSPATISAITGDLLAEHILVTADIDERAERPLGRGRPRVALTLNDEAAYVLGVKISLHSVTLLLSDYSGHLRDSRHYAISTMGADSRSFVPRLIDCIRGYLADRDIPPSRVSEISIAIPGTTDETTGTLLWSPTVDVDVGPIPGPVSEALGIRASMTNDVNMMAQALHSRDPIRFGGTFATIFIAYGVGMGLYINGRLFTGAYGSGAEFGHANHMPGGALCRCGRRGCVEAYVADYAIYRAVENLAPDVSPTDIDPDAETMHRLEERARAGEDRVRMAYHQAGLALGYGLSRLIALLNPQRVAFTGRGVAAFDLMEAGFRAGLDEGLVGELARMTEIEVFSAEDDLVDVGILAGAMQRLDREVFASSDHDPVVLPKPAAPVREPADLKV; translated from the coding sequence GTGCAGAGCAAAGCCGACACTGAACTAGTGCGTCGCCAGAACCGTGGTCTCGTTCTCGGGGCGCTTCGTCGTGCCGGGCCGTTGGCGCGTGTCGAGCTTGGCCGCGAGACGGGGCTGAGCCCCGCGACGATCTCCGCCATTACCGGGGATCTCCTGGCCGAACATATCCTGGTGACCGCCGATATCGACGAGCGCGCCGAGCGGCCGCTCGGCCGAGGCCGGCCGCGTGTGGCGCTGACGCTGAACGACGAGGCCGCCTATGTGCTGGGCGTCAAGATCTCGCTCCATTCGGTGACGCTGTTGCTCAGCGACTATTCCGGCCATCTGCGCGACAGCCGGCATTACGCGATTTCGACGATGGGCGCTGATTCGCGCAGCTTCGTGCCGCGGCTGATCGATTGCATCCGCGGCTATCTCGCGGACCGGGACATTCCGCCTTCGCGCGTGTCCGAGATTTCGATCGCCATTCCCGGCACCACCGACGAGACGACCGGCACGCTGCTGTGGAGCCCGACCGTCGACGTGGATGTCGGGCCGATCCCTGGGCCGGTGAGCGAGGCGCTCGGCATCCGCGCCTCGATGACCAACGACGTCAACATGATGGCGCAGGCGCTGCATTCGCGCGATCCCATCCGTTTCGGCGGCACCTTCGCCACCATCTTCATCGCCTATGGCGTCGGCATGGGGCTCTATATCAATGGCCGGCTGTTCACCGGCGCCTATGGCTCCGGCGCCGAATTCGGCCACGCCAACCACATGCCGGGCGGGGCGCTCTGCCGCTGCGGCCGTCGTGGCTGCGTCGAGGCCTATGTCGCCGATTATGCGATCTACCGCGCGGTCGAAAATCTCGCTCCCGACGTGTCGCCGACCGATATCGATCCCGACGCCGAGACGATGCACCGGCTCGAGGAGCGGGCGCGCGCCGGCGAGGATCGCGTGCGGATGGCCTATCACCAGGCCGGCCTGGCGCTCGGCTACGGCCTGTCGCGGCTGATCGCGCTGCTCAATCCGCAGCGCGTCGCCTTCACCGGGCGCGGCGTCGCCGCCTTCGACCTGATGGAAGCCGGATTCCGCGCCGGACTCGACGAGGGACTGGTAGGCGAACTCGCCCGCATGACCGAGATCGAGGTGTTTTCCGCCGAGGACGATCTCGTCGATGTCGGCATTCTGGCCGGCGCGATGCAGCGGCTCGACCGCGAGGTCTTTGCCAGCTCGGATCACGATCCGGTGGTGCTGCCGAAGCCGGCGGCGCCCGTGCGCGAGCCCGCCGACCTCAAGGTCTGA
- the pgi gene encoding glucose-6-phosphate isomerase, whose amino-acid sequence MTVARTAATAAAISNAFAALREQRDRVEAQSMREMFAADPARFSRLSASVDGMLLDYSKNRIDTAAVVALLDLARIAGVEERRDAMFAGEKINVTENRAVLHVALRATPGESYIVDGKNVVDDVQSVLAAMSAFAEGIRDGSIAGTGGRFTDVVNIGIGGSDLGPAMVTRALSPYHDGPRLHFVSNVDGAHIHDTLEGLDPATTLFLVASKTFTTIETMTNAATARAWIVAALGEEAVGAHFAAMSTALDKVNAFGIDESRTFGFWDWVGGRYSVWSAIGLPVMIAIGADDFRQFLSGAHAMDQHFRTAPLDKNLPVLLALIGIWNRNILGFPAKAVLPYDQRLERFAAYLQQLDMESNGKRVTLEGAPVTLATGPLVWGEPGTNGQHAFYQLIHQGTDVIPCDFLIAATAHETDKVHHALLLANCFAQTEALMRGRTTDEARAELAAEGKVPTEVERLAPHKTFPGNRPSNTILYKSLDPFTLGRLIALYEHQVFVQGAIWGIDSYDQWGVELGKQLAMQLLPMVDGTADAGSRDSSTAGLIKAAASLR is encoded by the coding sequence ATGACCGTCGCCCGAACCGCCGCTACGGCGGCCGCTATCAGCAATGCCTTTGCCGCTCTCCGCGAGCAGCGCGACCGCGTCGAAGCGCAGAGCATGCGCGAGATGTTCGCCGCCGATCCCGCGCGTTTCAGCCGTCTTTCGGCCAGCGTGGACGGCATGCTGCTCGATTATTCGAAGAACCGCATCGACACGGCCGCGGTCGTCGCGCTGCTTGACCTTGCCCGCATCGCCGGCGTTGAGGAGCGTCGCGATGCGATGTTCGCGGGCGAGAAGATCAACGTCACCGAAAACCGCGCCGTCCTGCATGTGGCGCTGCGCGCCACGCCGGGCGAAAGCTACATCGTCGACGGCAAGAATGTCGTGGATGACGTGCAATCCGTCCTCGCGGCCATGTCGGCCTTCGCCGAAGGCATTCGCGACGGCTCGATCGCCGGCACCGGCGGCCGCTTCACCGACGTCGTCAATATCGGCATTGGCGGCTCCGACCTTGGCCCGGCCATGGTGACGCGCGCGCTGAGCCCCTATCACGACGGCCCGCGCCTGCACTTCGTCTCCAATGTCGACGGCGCGCATATCCACGATACGCTGGAAGGCCTCGACCCGGCGACGACGCTGTTCCTGGTCGCCTCCAAGACCTTCACCACCATCGAGACGATGACCAATGCCGCCACGGCGCGGGCCTGGATCGTCGCGGCGCTGGGCGAAGAGGCGGTCGGCGCGCATTTCGCCGCCATGTCCACGGCGCTCGACAAGGTCAATGCCTTCGGCATCGACGAAAGCCGCACCTTCGGCTTCTGGGACTGGGTCGGCGGCCGCTACTCCGTCTGGTCGGCGATCGGCCTGCCGGTGATGATCGCGATCGGCGCCGACGATTTCCGCCAGTTCCTGTCCGGCGCCCATGCGATGGACCAGCATTTCCGCACCGCCCCGCTCGACAAGAACCTGCCGGTTCTGCTGGCGCTGATCGGCATCTGGAACCGCAACATCCTCGGTTTCCCGGCCAAGGCGGTGCTTCCCTACGACCAGCGGCTGGAGCGCTTCGCGGCCTATCTGCAGCAGCTCGACATGGAATCGAACGGCAAGCGCGTGACGCTGGAAGGCGCCCCGGTAACGCTCGCCACCGGCCCGCTCGTCTGGGGCGAACCCGGCACCAACGGCCAGCACGCCTTCTACCAGCTGATCCACCAGGGCACCGACGTCATCCCCTGCGATTTCCTGATCGCCGCGACGGCGCATGAGACGGACAAGGTCCATCACGCCCTGCTGCTCGCCAACTGTTTTGCCCAGACGGAAGCGCTGATGCGCGGCCGTACCACCGACGAGGCCCGCGCCGAACTCGCCGCCGAGGGCAAGGTGCCGACCGAGGTCGAGCGCCTCGCCCCGCACAAGACGTTCCCGGGCAACCGCCCGTCCAACACCATCCTCTACAAGTCGCTTGATCCCTTCACCCTCGGCCGCCTGATCGCGCTCTACGAGCATCAGGTCTTCGTGCAGGGCGCGATCTGGGGCATCGATTCCTATGACCAGTGGGGCGTCGAGCTCGGCAAGCAGCTCGCCATGCAGCTGCTGCCGATGGTCGACGGCACCGCCGACGCCGGGTCGCGCGATTCCTCCACGGCCGGCCTGATCAAGGCAGCCGCCAGCCTGCGCTGA
- a CDS encoding ABC transporter permease codes for MERTVERDSGFEGSGRALRDRLTRFVAVGEVGVLLALIVLVAFFYIIEPAFLSERNIRAILRVVSFIGIIAIGQTILLVNGEFDLSVGAVAGLSAVCSAKLMTALALPVPLALIGGVLVGAGIGLVNGLIVVKLKIPAFIQTLGMLFIGQGLIQVVTNGYPVYPLPPVITDIGYADFLFGLGWSFVFFILAALIADFVLRRTVLGRNMYATGGNPEVARLVGIDTARYKIGAFMTVGALAAVAGMFVMADLASGTTSIGSGWELNVIAGVVVGGVSLFGGAGTMAGGLIGVLLLQVVTSGLVVVGVNANWQQIAVGVIMVLAVGLDILRRRYFIAGSSAAPAEPPATTTSTKPS; via the coding sequence ATGGAACGTACCGTTGAGCGGGATTCCGGCTTCGAGGGATCGGGCCGCGCCCTGCGCGATCGGCTGACGCGGTTTGTCGCGGTCGGCGAAGTGGGCGTGCTGCTCGCGCTGATCGTGCTGGTCGCCTTCTTCTACATCATCGAGCCGGCCTTCCTGTCGGAGCGCAACATCCGCGCCATCCTGCGCGTCGTCTCGTTCATCGGCATCATCGCCATCGGCCAGACGATCCTGCTGGTGAATGGCGAGTTCGATCTTTCCGTCGGCGCGGTCGCCGGCCTCTCGGCGGTCTGCAGCGCCAAGCTGATGACGGCGCTTGCCCTGCCCGTGCCGCTGGCGCTCATCGGCGGCGTGCTCGTTGGCGCCGGCATCGGGCTGGTCAACGGCCTGATCGTGGTCAAGCTGAAGATCCCCGCCTTCATCCAGACGCTGGGCATGCTGTTCATCGGCCAGGGGCTGATCCAGGTCGTCACCAACGGCTACCCGGTCTATCCGCTGCCGCCTGTGATCACCGATATCGGTTATGCCGATTTCCTGTTCGGGCTGGGCTGGAGCTTTGTCTTCTTCATCCTCGCCGCGCTGATCGCCGATTTCGTGCTCCGCCGCACCGTGCTCGGGCGCAACATGTATGCGACCGGCGGCAATCCCGAAGTCGCGCGCCTCGTCGGCATCGATACCGCCCGCTACAAGATCGGCGCCTTCATGACGGTCGGCGCGCTCGCCGCGGTCGCCGGCATGTTCGTCATGGCAGATCTTGCCTCCGGCACCACCTCGATCGGCAGCGGCTGGGAATTGAACGTCATTGCCGGTGTCGTCGTCGGCGGCGTCAGCCTGTTCGGCGGCGCCGGCACCATGGCCGGCGGCCTGATCGGCGTGCTGCTGCTGCAGGTCGTCACCAGCGGTCTCGTCGTGGTCGGCGTCAATGCCAACTGGCAGCAGATCGCGGTGGGCGTGATCATGGTGCTCGCCGTCGGCCTCGACATCCTGCGCCGCCGATATTTCATCGCCGGCTCCAGCGCCGCGCCGGCCGAGCCGCCGGCGACCACCACGAGCACAAAACCATCCTGA